Proteins encoded in a region of the Tubulanus polymorphus chromosome 10, tnTubPoly1.2, whole genome shotgun sequence genome:
- the LOC141911564 gene encoding uncharacterized protein LOC141911564, with amino-acid sequence MSRSDEWKLKFHPDKANRLRIGCVEPTSNYELQGNVIKTLEHKRDLGITIDDTLNFKRHVNDVVLKANRVLYTIKRTINVRDSKAFVLLYKSLVRPILDYNNPIVWSNISLSEIDKLESIQGRATRMIVNVKNLPYEERLKYLKIPCLTYRRLRYDMIETFKLVTNVYSTDNDIIMLDARRRFTRGHPYKLEKRRCRKNIRLKYFTNRIINYWNSLPTEVVETPSVNSFKARLDDYWKDYELKTNYKLYRR; translated from the coding sequence ATGAGTAGGTCGGATGAGTGGAAATTAAAATTCCACCCTGATAAGGCAAATAGGTTACGAATTGGATGCGTTGAACCGACTTCCAACTACGAACTTCAGGGTAATGTCATCAAAACATTGGAACACAAACgcgatttaggaataacaattGATGATACATTGAATTTCAAACGTCATGTGAACGACGTCGTTCTGAAAGCAAATAGGGTGCTATACACCATAAAAAGAACCATCAATGTTCGTGATAGCAAAGCGTTTGTGTTGCTGTACAAATCACTGGTTCGACCAATTCTGGACTACAACAATCCAATAGTGTGGTCTAATATTTCTCTGTCGGAAATAGATAAATTAGAGAGTATTCAAGGAAGAGCGACGAGAATGATTGTGAATGTAAAAAACTTGCCGTATGAAGAAAGAttaaaatatcttaaaattccTTGTCTCACTTATAGGCGATTACGCTATGACATGATCGAGACCTTCAAACTAGTAACTAACGTATATTCCACCGATAATGATATTATCATGTTAGATGCTAGACGCCGTTTCACCAGAGGACATCCTTACAAGTTGGAAAAAAGACGATGCCGCAAGAACATTAgactgaaatattttacaaatagAATTATCAATTACTGGAACAGTCTGCCGACAGAAGTTGTGGAAACACCATCTGTGAATTCGTTCAAGGCTCGGCTGGACGATTATTGGAAAGACTATGAACTAAAAACTAACTACAAACTATACAGACGCTAA